The following are encoded in a window of Sminthopsis crassicaudata isolate SCR6 chromosome 3, ASM4859323v1, whole genome shotgun sequence genomic DNA:
- the LOC141563963 gene encoding RH-like protein isoform X1, giving the protein MGSKSLRISLPLWTLILEATFILVFFFFTSYETSLQKLEPLKKYPAFQDINVMAVLGLAFLKASLRRYTWSSVAFNLFTLALGVQLAIILDGFLFSFSSGRIIINIHRIILGTMSAMSVLISSGAVLGKVNLIQLIVMTLLEVTAFQGTKKLIQDVLNMDEHESMMQIHVFGAYFGVTVAWCLPQPRLNAAKDKERRTPTSCLFTTLGTLFLWIFWPSFNSALLKYPGERETAVYNTYYALAVSAVVAMSFSAATNSDGKISMEHVHRATLAGGVAVGVATNLIQSPWPAMVLGFFAGTISIVGAKFLPGCFNEIIGLHDTCDVHSTFGLPGLLGGLTYILLIINRGGWTSLVIFQIPISIGYLCLSMAMGLAGGLLTGLILSLNLWKAPSKDKYFDDQAFWEFPHLAAGF; this is encoded by the exons ATGGGCTCAAAGTCCCTCAGGATATCCCTTCCTTTATGGACTCTGATTTTGGAAGCCACTTTCattctggttttcttctttttcacatCTTATGAGACATCCTTACAGAAATTGGAGCCTCTGAAGAAATATCCAG CCTTCCAGGACATCAATGTCATGGCCGTGCTGGGATTGGCCTTCCTCAAGGCCTCCTTGAGGAGGTACACGTGGAGCAGCGTGGCCTTCAACCTCTTCACCCTGGCCCTCGGGGTGCAATTGGCCATTATCCTGGATGGTttcctgttctctttctccaGTGGGAGGATCATCATCAACATTCATAG gaTCATACTGGGTACCATGAGTGCTATGTCTGTTCTCATCTCATCTGGGGCCGTCCTGGGGAAAGTCAACTTGATCCAGCTGATAGTAATGACCTTGCTGGAAGTAACAGCCTTCCAAGGAACCAAGAAGCTCATCCAGGATGTCCTCAAT ATGGACGAACATGAGAGCATGATGCAAATCCACGTGTTTGGGGCTTACTTTGGTGTGACCGTGGCCTGGTGCCTCCCCCAGCCAAGGCTGAATGCAGCTAAGGATAAGGAGCGGAGAACCCCAACTTCTTGTCTGTTTACCACACTGG GTACCCTTTTCCTGTGGATCTTCTGGCCATCTTTCAATTCTGCCCTGCTAAAATACCCTGGTGAGAGGGAAACTGCTGTATATAACACTTATTATGCCCTTGCTGTCAGTGCTGTGGTCGCCATGTCCTTTTCAGCTGCAACTAACTCTGATGGGAAAATCAGTATG GAACATGTCCACAGAGCAACGCTGGCTGGAGGGGTCGCTGTGGGGGTCGCCACCAACCTCATCCAATCCCCTTGGCCTGCCATGGTGCTTGGGTTTTTTGCAGGCACAATTTCCATTGTAGGAGCCAAGTTCTTGCCG gGATGTTTTAATGAGATAATTGGCCTTCATGACACCTGTGATGTTCATTCTACTTTCGGATTGCCCGGGCTGCTGGGAGGGCTAACCTACATTCTGCTGATCATTAATCGAGGTGGCTGGACCAGCTTAGTCAT CTTTCAGATCCCAATTTCAATCGGCTATCTCTGCCTGTCCATGGCTATGGGTTTGGCAGGAGGTTTACTGACAG
- the LOC141563963 gene encoding RH-like protein isoform X3, which produces MGSKSLRISLPLWTLILEATFILVFFFFTSYETSLQKLEPLKKYPAFQDINVMAVLGLAFLKASLRRYTWSSVAFNLFTLALGVQLAIILDGFLFSFSSGRIIINIHRIILGTMSAMSVLISSGAVLGKVNLIQLIVMTLLEVTAFQGTKKLIQDVLNMDEHESMMQIHVFGAYFGVTVAWCLPQPRLNAAKDKERRTPTSCLFTTLGTLFLWIFWPSFNSALLKYPGERETAVYNTYYALAVSAVVAMSFSAATNSDGKISMEHVHRATLAGGVAVGVATNLIQSPWPAMVLGFFAGTISIVGAKFLPVMLQSL; this is translated from the exons ATGGGCTCAAAGTCCCTCAGGATATCCCTTCCTTTATGGACTCTGATTTTGGAAGCCACTTTCattctggttttcttctttttcacatCTTATGAGACATCCTTACAGAAATTGGAGCCTCTGAAGAAATATCCAG CCTTCCAGGACATCAATGTCATGGCCGTGCTGGGATTGGCCTTCCTCAAGGCCTCCTTGAGGAGGTACACGTGGAGCAGCGTGGCCTTCAACCTCTTCACCCTGGCCCTCGGGGTGCAATTGGCCATTATCCTGGATGGTttcctgttctctttctccaGTGGGAGGATCATCATCAACATTCATAG gaTCATACTGGGTACCATGAGTGCTATGTCTGTTCTCATCTCATCTGGGGCCGTCCTGGGGAAAGTCAACTTGATCCAGCTGATAGTAATGACCTTGCTGGAAGTAACAGCCTTCCAAGGAACCAAGAAGCTCATCCAGGATGTCCTCAAT ATGGACGAACATGAGAGCATGATGCAAATCCACGTGTTTGGGGCTTACTTTGGTGTGACCGTGGCCTGGTGCCTCCCCCAGCCAAGGCTGAATGCAGCTAAGGATAAGGAGCGGAGAACCCCAACTTCTTGTCTGTTTACCACACTGG GTACCCTTTTCCTGTGGATCTTCTGGCCATCTTTCAATTCTGCCCTGCTAAAATACCCTGGTGAGAGGGAAACTGCTGTATATAACACTTATTATGCCCTTGCTGTCAGTGCTGTGGTCGCCATGTCCTTTTCAGCTGCAACTAACTCTGATGGGAAAATCAGTATG GAACATGTCCACAGAGCAACGCTGGCTGGAGGGGTCGCTGTGGGGGTCGCCACCAACCTCATCCAATCCCCTTGGCCTGCCATGGTGCTTGGGTTTTTTGCAGGCACAATTTCCATTGTAGGAGCCAAGTTCTTGCCGGTAATGCTGCAATCATTATAG
- the LOC141563963 gene encoding RH-like protein isoform X2: MGSKSLRISLPLWTLILEATFILVFFFFTSYETSLQKLEPLKKYPAFQDINVMAVLGLAFLKASLRRYTWSSVAFNLFTLALGVQLAIILDGFLFSFSSGRIIINIHRIILGTMSAMSVLISSGAVLGKVNLIQLIVMTLLEVTAFQGTKKLIQDVLNMDEHESMMQIHVFGAYFGVTVAWCLPQPRLNAAKDKERRTPTSCLFTTLGTLFLWIFWPSFNSALLKYPGERETAVYNTYYALAVSAVVAMSFSAATNSDGKISMEHVHRATLAGGVAVGVATNLIQSPWPAMVLGFFAGTISIVGAKFLPGCFNEIIGLHDTCDVHSTFGLPGLLGGLTYILLIINRGGWTSLVMFNFKSQSMEGTI, translated from the exons ATGGGCTCAAAGTCCCTCAGGATATCCCTTCCTTTATGGACTCTGATTTTGGAAGCCACTTTCattctggttttcttctttttcacatCTTATGAGACATCCTTACAGAAATTGGAGCCTCTGAAGAAATATCCAG CCTTCCAGGACATCAATGTCATGGCCGTGCTGGGATTGGCCTTCCTCAAGGCCTCCTTGAGGAGGTACACGTGGAGCAGCGTGGCCTTCAACCTCTTCACCCTGGCCCTCGGGGTGCAATTGGCCATTATCCTGGATGGTttcctgttctctttctccaGTGGGAGGATCATCATCAACATTCATAG gaTCATACTGGGTACCATGAGTGCTATGTCTGTTCTCATCTCATCTGGGGCCGTCCTGGGGAAAGTCAACTTGATCCAGCTGATAGTAATGACCTTGCTGGAAGTAACAGCCTTCCAAGGAACCAAGAAGCTCATCCAGGATGTCCTCAAT ATGGACGAACATGAGAGCATGATGCAAATCCACGTGTTTGGGGCTTACTTTGGTGTGACCGTGGCCTGGTGCCTCCCCCAGCCAAGGCTGAATGCAGCTAAGGATAAGGAGCGGAGAACCCCAACTTCTTGTCTGTTTACCACACTGG GTACCCTTTTCCTGTGGATCTTCTGGCCATCTTTCAATTCTGCCCTGCTAAAATACCCTGGTGAGAGGGAAACTGCTGTATATAACACTTATTATGCCCTTGCTGTCAGTGCTGTGGTCGCCATGTCCTTTTCAGCTGCAACTAACTCTGATGGGAAAATCAGTATG GAACATGTCCACAGAGCAACGCTGGCTGGAGGGGTCGCTGTGGGGGTCGCCACCAACCTCATCCAATCCCCTTGGCCTGCCATGGTGCTTGGGTTTTTTGCAGGCACAATTTCCATTGTAGGAGCCAAGTTCTTGCCG gGATGTTTTAATGAGATAATTGGCCTTCATGACACCTGTGATGTTCATTCTACTTTCGGATTGCCCGGGCTGCTGGGAGGGCTAACCTACATTCTGCTGATCATTAATCGAGGTGGCTGGACCAGCTTAGTCAT